In Drosophila willistoni isolate 14030-0811.24 chromosome XR unlocalized genomic scaffold, UCI_dwil_1.1 Seg41, whole genome shotgun sequence, the following are encoded in one genomic region:
- the LOC6643207 gene encoding nucleolar protein 11, giving the protein MSKFLSYYNLFPIPDPKEFLGLASDCEKGNVVTTLARNVVVVLNIRTQKQLLSWSLPEKLSAKVIYDRNSQKYVGVFGNHSLRLWNVETLDVTKCKKLKFQKSIAHLVETDQEALVLYSDGVCQTLSAALESRVDQKADTAEQLALTAATVLTKPTVFTLAEGHQVLTYFQEKRETGELHLVRVSLDTSTRKEYLLQRESIRLTGYAVIEDDVAPHLLTIWSDKRIFMLNLGEGSTERAPGQFVSMLSHLNVESNLSVHGVSRNFAAIYGANYGQEGASLLVYNTQFKVVNAKQYFKVYLEFSRLWSRDEHILLAMGQNIAAVRYRMNRELLVDMLGSQFDDTHMNQITIELDHINEEECLEATIRFDNSSKPHIDEHKLDNVAIEAIAPADKINVPFDPPEVFQQNMNELVKQHVHGEVRRCENSLEDVGLTLMSNFHDDGSFTVTTQALIRQLEKCGAGEQEIAEKLLTLFIKTNNSKQMLMCLKRYCNISESMLAWSLRYALDQNDPKKKLLNAVLATSFEPSAIEEPLRQRLELTHVQHLLEHLYHLVIDPHLQLEERPDRESSVAQTEIHALQWLGALLTSHFTLLTISKDESLLELLTNWSQQLKLYEENIQDIEVLVPLLTNIVERKELKPIYSTNWYGIEEFVLY; this is encoded by the exons ATGTCAAAGTTTTTGTCGTATTATAATCTGTTTCCCATACCCGATCCTAAGGAGTTCCTTGGCTTGGCCTCGGACTGCGAAAAGGGAAATGTAGTTACAACACTGGCTcgcaatgttgttgttgtgcttaAT ATTCGCACCCAGAAGCAATTGCTTAGTTGGTCTCTGCCAGAAAAGCTTTCAGCAAAGGTCATCTATGATAGAAATAGTCAAAAATATGTCGGTGTATTTGGAAATCATTCATTGCGCCTATGGAATGTGGAGACCTTAGATGTCACCAAGTGCAAAAAGCTGAAATTCCAGAAGAGCATTGCCCATCTGGTGGAAACAGATCAGGAAGCTCTAGTTTTATATAGCGACGGTGTTTGTCAAACCCTCTCGGCGGCTTTGGAATCACGCGTAGATCAGAAGGCGGACACAGCCGAGCAGTTGGCTCTAACAGCGGCAACAGTGCTTACTAAGCCAACTGTGTTTACACTAGCCGAAGGTCACCAGGTGCTTACATATTTCCAAGAGAAGCGCGAGACTGGAGAGTTACACCTGGTACGAGTTTCTCTAGACACATCGACAAGAAAGGAATATCTCCTGCAAAGAGAATCAATCAGATTGACCGGCTATGCTGTTATTGAAGATGATGTTGCGCCACATTTGCTAACCATTT GGTCTGACAAACGTATCTTCATGCTTAATCTTGGCGAGGGTTCCACAGAACGTGCACCGGGACAATTTGTCTCAATGCTATCGCATCTTAATGTGGAGAGCAATCTGTCTGTACATGGAGTCTCGCGTAATTTTGCTGCCATTTATGGCGCCAACTATGGACAGGAGGGTGCCTCCCTGCTTGTCTATAACACGCAATTTAAAGTGGTTAATGCTAAGCAGTATTTCAAAGTATATCTGGAATTCTCCCGACTGTGGTCACGGGATGAGCACATTCTCTTGGCCATGGGACAGAACATAGCAGCTGTGCGTTATCGCATGAATCGTGAATTATTGGTTGATATGTTGGGCTCTCAGTTTGATGACACCCACATGAACCAAATAACAATTGAGCTTGATCACATTAATGAAGAGGAATGCCTAGAGGCAACCATTCGGTTCGACAATAGCAGCAAACCTCACATAGATGAACACAAACTGGACAATGTGGCCATTGAGGCTATTGCGCCAGCGGATAAAATAAATGTTCCGTTCGATCCGCCCGAAGTGTTCCAACAGAATATGAATGAGTTAGTCAAGCAGCATGTACATGGTGAGGTCAGAAGGTGTGAAAACAGTCTTGAGGATGTCGGTCTAACGCTGATGTCAAATTTCCACGATGATGGCTCTTTTACTGTCACAACCCAGGCATTGATTCGTCAACTTGAGAAGTGCGGAGCCGGAGAACAGGAAATTGCCGAAAAACTATTAACGCTTTTTATCAAAACTAACAATTCCAAGCAAATGTTAATGTGCTTGAAACGATATTGCAATATTTCCGAGTCCATGTTGGCGTGGTCTTTGCGCTATGCTCTTGATCAGAATGATCCAAAGAAAAAACTTCTAAATGCTGTTCTAGCCACTAGTTTCGAGCCTAGCGCAATTGAAGAACCTCTGCGACAACGCCTGGAACTTACACATGTTCAGCACTTACTCGAACATTTATATCATTTGGTCATTGATCCTCATTTACAGCTGGAAGAGCGCCCCGATCGGGAGTCATCAGTGGCACAAACAGAAATTCATGCATTACAGTGGCTGGGAGCCTTGCTTACTTCTCACTTTACTCTGCTAACCATATCCAAAGATGAATCCCTGCTGGAATTGCTTACCAACTGGTCACAGCAATTGAAACTTTACGAGGAGAATATTCAAGATATCGAAGTTTTGGTACCATTGTTAACGAACATTGTGGAAAGAAAAGAACTAAAGCCCATTTACTCGACCAACTGGTATGGCATCGAGGAGTTTGTCTTATACTAG